The window CGATAACAAACACCTGTGGTTTGTGGAGGCTGAGGGGAAACTGGATGGAAGCTGCCATCCCTGAGCCTCTAAGGGCAGGAACAAGGGGCCTCTGTGAATGGCTTAAATCACccttttttcatgtgtgtgtggagggggcgaCAAGCTCAGGTATTGATCCTCACcttcaccttgtttgagacagggttccctaCTGTCTGCCCACATGCTTCTGGTTCCCATTTTGACATGAACCTAGGACTATAAATGCTCAAATCCGCTTTTTGTGAATGAGGATTCAGGTCCTCAAGTTTACACAGCAAGCAGTTtgcccactgaacctggagttctccagttcagctaggctggccCGCCAGggagccccagcacccacttgtCTCTCGTCTCCCCAGTAGATTACCAGCTCACATCACCACACTCGGCTTTTTTAGGAGGGTTCTGAAAATCAAATTCAGTCCTCATGGTTGTataacaagcactttacctactgagccatttccccaacccTTAAAtgcaattcttttaaaaatattttaggccaggggctgaagaaatagctcagtggttaagagcactggtcccTCTTTCAGAGggctggagttcagttcctagcacccatgtggcagctcacaaccgtctccAGTTACAGTGaatccagttccctcttctggcctctgggcaccATTCACTCAGCGCTCTTAtgtactgtggtagtttgaatgtaattggcccccataatctcatagggagagACACCATTAGGCAGTGTGGCTTTGGTGGAATAGGTATaatcttgctggaggaagtgtgtctctggggggcaggctttgagatttcctgtgctcaggagactgcccagtgtctcagttgacttcctgttttcCACAAGATattagcactctcagctccagtgtgtctgcctgcatgccaccctgCTCTCCAGCATGATAAGGGACTGAACCTCcgaaactgtgagccaccccaagtaagtgttttctttataagagttgctgtggccatggtgtctcttcacagcaataaaaattctAAGACACATTATGTactggcaaaacactcatacacataaaataaaaataataaaccttaaaaaaaaacacttttaaaagcaTTTCTAATCCAGAAGCTAGGCAAACATGAGAGCATATATCTGTGATTTCGTGTACTCGGCCCCAGGTCTCTGGGCCCATCCCATGCAGTGGGGCTGGAATGAAGACACCTACCATTAAACCTGGCCTCAGCTACCAGCCAGGAACGTTTTTTAGGGCAAGCTGCTTCAATCCCCTCATCCCATAGACTCATCTGAGTAACCCAATGTTGTCACAGGTCTGTGTAACCAGAGCGCTCCCAGAAACATGGTGTGCTACTCTGCTGTGAAACCGTTCTGAGGGTCTATTGGAAAACAAGTCTGGAGGTGTCTTCACCCCGTCACTGGAGACAGCAGGGTAGATCTGCTTTTGTCTCAAGGGACACAGGACAAATGACTACCCCAGTCACTGTGATCGTGCTCACGGTTTCTAACACTCAATGTGTCTGGGTCTGTGGGAGGCCTGATGGGGTGTGAGGAGACTGCCGGGTGGTTCCGCCCAGAGCACAGTTCGGCTGGTCTCACATCGGAAGTCCCATGAAAAGCCTGGTTTGAGGCCCTACTGAGAACTGGAGCTGAGGAGTGGCAAAGGCTGACACGGTTTAGGTCCTGGGCTCTGTGGCTTACTTGTCTTCATTTCAGAGAGCAAAGTGTGGGCTTCATCTGCCGACGGCAGGGTAGGCAGGACAGACAGGCCCACAGCGGACAGTGCTCTGGGAGCAGCAGCCCACAGACCAACAGTCTTCAAGCACCAGATGTGAAGGCACCACACACCAAAGCCCCAAACCACAGCTGGGCTCCCAGGCTAAAACAAACTAGAATCATAGTCAACTGACAAGCACTACCAacatttgaactcaggactcctGCCATATGAGCTTGAAACCTTTCTCCAGCAATAAGGAAGAATGAACTCTGACCTTCAGCCCACACAAATGAGGATGTTGAGGCCACGGGAGGGTGGGTTACCTACTCAAGGCTTTAAAGCCTTCAGAAAGCAGAGCCAGAGTTCCCATGTGAACAGTGGGACCTGGTATCTAAGTTTACAGCCACCACACCCCAGCCTCCAGTTAAGACTTTGTTCAACGGACAAATGAAAGTGCCAATGTGTGGCCAATAGAGATGCCTGAAACCCCCATGTCCACATTCTCAAGACAGACCAGGAGAGCACCAAGTTAGGCTGGTGgactctctggctctctctccagGAACAGCTGCCAATGTTTAACCAGCTCTAACCAGAAGCAGATCAATTGTGCCCGGGCTATGGGCACTACTCACCTCTGCTTCTCCAGAAACAAAAGTGAGGGCTCAGCTATGTGGCCCCTCCACTTGTTTGGAGCAGGTAACCATGCTAGCATCCTGTCACTGGCAAATGGAATGGATCCCTCACCCCAACAAGTAAATGATCCGGCAAAGTTCTGGAATGATGAGGGATTATTAGAGTATTGGGGCACAGTTCACCCCAATGTCACTGAAGCTTTGATAGTGCCCTATGCACCAGCTCTAATACTTCCTGGGGTTCCATCCTATACCATTTaacacccctacccccacccctgaaCTGGTCAGGCCCATTCAGGAGACAGCACAATGTGACACATTTAAAAAGGCAGATTTAATACAAAGACTTATCCGCAAGGTGAAGAGGATCCTATCTAGTTTTACAGAATGCCCTGAGTTTTGGGGGTCAGTGTCCCTAATGAGAATGGGTGTTCTTCCCAACACTGGAATTCCTGTTGGGGAAGGTGTGGCTGAGGCCATTGGCTGGTAATATATTCTGGGTTGTCTAATCCAAATCTGTTTACCCCTGAACCAAGTGTCTTGGGGTGAACAGAAGCACCTTCTGGAAGAGGGCAGGGGGCTGAGCTGCTAGGTGGGTGGGTACTCAGGGAGTCCTGtgctagaaaccctgtcttttttaaaattttttaaagtatttatttatttattatgtacacaatattctgtctgtgtgtatgcctgcaggccagaagacggcaccagaccgcattgcagatggttgtgagccaccatgtggttgctgggaattgaactcaggacctttggaagatcagacaatgctcttaacctctgagccatctctccagccctagaaaccCTGTCTAATGTCACAAAGACTTTAATAGATTAGCCAGGATGCCCACTGTGAAATGGGCAGTACCCCTGGATACCCCATGCCACTGCCTGGCATTCCTGGGGTTAAGAATCAGAAACAAGAACCCAAACAGAAAGCCTTCCTCCTACAATGGCCTCTGAGCCCTCTGCTAATCAAGACTACACACGCCTACAGACAAAAATGGTTCAGGGgcccagcccagcatggcagAACAGAAGGGGAAGGTGGCATTATCAAAATCCTTAGATCCCACATTGTCTCCAGTTTAATAGGTTGGCCCAATCCTAGGACACACATGGTAAGCCTAAATCATCTGGGCAGCATAGATTGCAGGCACCCAACATAAAGACAGACATGAAAGGGCCACAGTAGTCTGCCCTCAGGATGCTGAATAGAGAAAACAGTCTGCTGGGGGATCAGTGTGAACTTCGCTTCCCAGCTACCACCAGCCAGACACTGCTGGGCACCAGGCTCTCCATTCTCCAGATGAGCAAACTGATGCCCCTGCAGGGGAAGCCAGGATTCCAGCCCCCATGTATCCAACTCCACACACTCAATAAAACTTCCCTATGCATCCCAGGATGGTCCTCAAAAGATTCCAGGCAGCAGGCGGTAGGGCACTGCGGCCGTGTAGCGCTCCCAGTCACGGCCATACTTGTTGGCACAGCGGTGTTCATCACGGAGGCAGCGGTGGGTGAGCAGGATAGTCATGTAGATGATGTAGAAGTAGGGGAGAAGGTGGCCGCCACCGCAAGCCAGGCAGTAGGCTAGGCTGCCCATCAGGTCACCAGTATAGTTGAAGTGACGGGCCACACCCCAGAAGCCTGACACCAACAGCTTGGTGCGGTGTTTCTGCCCATCGGCTGATGTGTAGGAGCACTCGATGGCCTTTGGCTTCTTGCCCCAGATGAGGCAGCGCCCATCTGTCCTGCGGAACAGGTCCTTCTGATGGTTGGTCATTCGGAAGATATAGTAACCCACCAGGCCGAGCAGCAGGATGCCCACAGCATTGGGAGTGGAGAGCTGAACAGGGTGGTACACCAAGTACAGGCCCTGTGCGGGGGGAGAGAGTAAGAGGGAAGAAGTGAAGGGTAGCCCATCGTGGAGCGCAGTGGGCATCAGTGTGGCCTGAAGAGGGTAGACCCTAGCCCTGCCCCAGACACGTCACAccagtttccttttctgttaagtcacacacagagccaggcatagtggtacacacctggaatcccaggactcagggggATGAGGCAGGAGTACAGCAGTTCAAGACCTGCTTGGACGGTTTACTGAAACAGCAtcagaccttgtttcaaaatgagtaagaagggagggcagaagatgTGGCAgttgcttagcatgtacaaggtccAGGGTTCAACTCCAAGGACTGGCAAGCGGAGGGAgacgggggaggggaagggaagggaggaggaaagagggttGAATACACCCAGCTCCAAACACCCTTCCTGGTTACAGAGTGTACTGTTTTCTCATGACCTGACTGATTGACTTGGGTTCTGCAGTTGCTGCATTCTGTACCATGAAGACAACCATGTTTGTATCATCATAAGGGCTAAAAGCTGTCTTTGGATCACCATTGGTTGGAGTTGATAAACCACATACTGTACAAAAGTAAACTACAACATGTAAGATAATCTGAATATATCGCAACAACTGATTCTATTTATCAACTTGGGCAGACCACTGTACACATATTTGATCAACCCTAAGTTGTGGAGGAGACTAACATTTACTTTACAACATGTAAGATAATCTGAATATATCGCAACAACTGATTCTATTTATCAACTTGGGCAGACCACTGTACACATATTTGATCAACCCTAAGTTGTGAAGGAGACTAACATTTACTTGtttattgtatgtgcatgcatgtgtacttgAGCACACATGACGCAACCAGACAGAAGAAAgtgtctggtgtcctcctctgacacactccaccttctcctttgaggctgggtctctccCCCTGGGGCTCGAGTTTCCTTGGCTAGGCTAGGGTCTGAAAAGGCTCAGTcatccttttgtctctgctctACGGTTACAGGCATGCACGGAACTCCAGTTTGTTCTCTGGGTGCTGggctctgaactctggtcctcctgaTGGCGCAGTACACACTCTTAAGCCCTGAGGTTCTTTCTCCAGCTGAGATTAACATTTAAACAAGCACTGAACAAAGCAGATGAACACCCACAATGTGGGGGGACTTCATTCAATACACTCAAATCAGCCTCTCTTGGGAAAAGAGGGTGCTGCCAGCATGGAATCTTTTATTTTGAACTGCAACAACAGCTCTCTCCTGGCTTCCAGACCCCCGCTGAAAAGTTTGGGGCCTCCCAGGACCCATGCTCCTCAAGAGACCCCAGACACAAATACAGAATAAGAGTGCATCTATATATACACATCTCAAAGCCATATGCCTATGCCCCAGAACACAAAGGCCGGGTTCCAGTATGCCCCCATGGACACCCAAACTCCATGGTGCTCAATCCCTTCATATGAGACAGGTATATAACAGATTTAGTGTCTCAGTACtcaggttgaggcaagaggattgtagCTGAAGGCCAGCTTCACTTCATGGTGAGTCCAgccagctttggctgcagggcaGGCAAGACTACCTCAAAGTAACAAAAAcaggtctggggagatggttcgGCAGTTACAAAGGACTAGATTTGGTTCCCATCATCCATGTGAGGCAGCTTACAATTACCTGGAACTCCAATGCCAGAGGTTCTGGCGCCCCTGGATTCTGGGAGCATAAACAAACACACtgacaatgaaaaagaaatctaagacaacaaaagaacaagagACAATGTAGTACTGGTCTACACTACACAGGCTTGTGCACATCCTCCTATAAACGTGACGTCACCTCTAGATTAACCTCATTATCTACAATATACTAAATAACAGAAATGTGTAATTGCGTATGGGGAGcctattaaaatgtaaatgctggccaggtggtggtagagcaggaacatgcctttaatcccagcactgggaggcagagacaggaggacctctgttgagttcaagaccaacctggtctacagagcgagttacagaacagccaacgctacacagagaaaccctgccttgaaaacaaaatgtaaaggtTCAGCAAATGATTGCTGGACCACACTATTTAGGGAATACTGACACAGAAAAAACTCCATATTCGTTCATCACACAGTTTTGTATGTTTTGATATAGTCTCacgtagcccaagctagccttgagctcattacgtagctgagggtgactctgaagtcctgatcctcctacctcaacctcccaagagctgggatcacaTGGGTGTCCAAGAAGGCCCAGcagcaagtttttaaaaaaaatacttccaaTGCATGATTGTCTTAATCTATGGACCCCTCATTGCAGAAGCCACTGTATCCTGAGGCTGAAACAAGGCCTGCTAGATGGAAAGACTTGTGTAAGCACAGTCTCTGCCACCAGTTCACACACTGGCACTGCAGATACAAGGGGGTGACCCGTGAGCAGGTGCCCAATCAGTGGAAACCCTGGCCACGTGAGCTGCTCACGGCTGGTGAGGACCTGCAGTCAGTGTAAGTCTGGGGCTGGCACCTGTCCAAGCCCTtaccctccacccctcccctttGTTGGGCACACTGCTTTCCCAGCACCCCTGCACAGGTAGCCAGGCCACTTCCACAGCCCATGTTACTATCAGCTCCGCGACCAGCTGCAGAGGCCCACCTCATTGATGGCCGCCTGGAAAGACCAACGACAGCCTTCTGTGCTGCTCTGAACTCCTTCCGACCTCTAATGAGCAGTTGCATGCACTAGTACCACGGTGCCAACATAGCCAAAGGGCGGAGATTAAGACATCCAGCCCAGCTAGAGCCACTGCTGGGCACCCTGACGGCTCCATCTTGTCTGGTTGAGTTGGGGGTTCTGCCCCGACTGCAGGGATGACTAAGGACATGCTCACATGGGTGCAATCCCAGGTCATCCCAGGCCAAGTACAGGTGGCTACAATGGATCAGCCTAAGACGCTTCAAAAGCCATTCCACACCTCTGCTGCTCAATTTCTGTACGGTTCTCAGCAGCTCTCCAAACCTTACATGGGCTAACTTTGTCCAGCTGTGACCCTGTGTGCATTAAGGAAGGCAAGGCTAAGGTACAGTTGGTAGGCCAGGTGTGTTAAACACACTAAAAAAATGTACTGTGTTCTTGAAACACCACTGAGTACTTTTTTTCTACGATTTCTTTACTCATATATTTTATGTACAGGAGTGTTCTGTCTTCGTGCACACCAGAAGATAGAATCTGATCccattatagacggttgtgagccaccatgtggttgctgagaattgaactcaggacctctggaagagcagtcaactgctcttaacctctgagccatctctccagcccccgaagtGCACTTTGTACTTTTGGTACTTCCAGTGGAGAGTGGGTGAAGTGGGAACCAGATCCCATGGTGGCTCAAGCATATCTGTGACACAAGGAACTTCCCCTCATGGGAGACAACACTGGTCTAGGGAGCCCCAGGGACTAACACCCTGACAAGTTCAGCACGTGTGTAtgctcaaggacagccaggagcaACTGAAGACCACACAGGCAGTGCCCATGAGGCTGGTCGCCCTATCCCACCACCCTGCCTGGCTCCTCACCTGCAGCGTGTAGAGGTAGGGCAGCCATACACAGTCACCCCAGCCCAGGTACCACCCAAAGTGGTCATGGCAGATGTCGATGGTCTTCAGGTACCAGGTTTCGTTCCAGAAGAAATCTAACACGTAGATGGCCTGCAAGACAGAGCCACCACTGTTGCCACCACAGCCCCATGCAagggagggatgggggatggacggatggacagtCGGGATACTGCTAAGCAGCTTGGTTAAGTTACTGTGGGGTTGGGAGCAATCAATGGAGTGGAGGGGTCACTGCCCATCAGCAGGAAGGGCTCCCACCTATAGCTCCCATAGGTGACATTGATGTGGAGTTCAGCAGAGGTGACTCAGGATGGAAGGACTCAGGGACTATCCCTGAGTGGTAGACACCAACAAAGACATCCACGAGGTGAGTGTCCCAGAATCATGACACCCCTAAGGTGTCCAAGGAGACTGAGCTCCATTCACAGAGATAGGCAAACAGCAAAGATCCTGCTTGTCACTCAAGGGCACATGACGTCATGAGCCTGAGACACGGAGAGTCTTCCAGAGACTCGACTCATGGCTGCCTGCATAAGCAGTGTCAGAGCACCCTGCCCTAGCCGATCCCTTATAAAGGGGGAGTGCCACCTCACtcaggcatgctgggatttgccCACAACATTTGCCTAGCACAGTCCCAGCGTCCCAAGCCTTGGCTGTGACAGGAAGCTGGCCTGAGGTGCCCAGTCCCCAGTGCTCTGTGGAAAAGTGGGTCTCTTCTGCATCCAGCTCTATGCCCCAGCACAGGAGGAGCTTCATGGAGGACCACAGAGAAGACCCTCCCTGAGGTCCTGGCCACATCACCCACTCCTTGGGTCCACAAGTGCAAATGACCAGAGCCCACTGGTGGGAGGCAGGGACCTACTCCATCCAGTCTGGTCCCACCCCAGCACTTTCCGCCAGCCTGAGCTGTGCCCATGGCTTCCTGCTGGCCTCTTCCTCCTTTGCAATCATTCCTACCTGGCACCCTGTAGCCCAGCTGGACATACCACATCCAGGCCACATCCCAACACCACCGGGCATTTCTTTCTCActactttaattatttttttctctttgcacaTATTTTTATGTGGTACACGTGTAGGCACAAACATATGCGAGTGCATGTGCCTGTCTGTGATTGCGtgcatgcacaagtgtgtgtgtgtgtggccaaagGTTGAAGTCTTCCACGTTATccattgaggcaaggtctctcagtcaaacccagagctcactggtaTGGTTAGTCTCATTAGTCAGCCTGCTCTTGGGATCCCCTGCCACTGCCTTCTGAGGCAGGATTACAGGCGGGGCCACCAGACCCATCAAGCATTGACTTGGCTTCTGGGGACCCTAACCCTGGCCTTCATGCTTTTAGGCAAATGCTtcaaccacagagtcatctcctAAGTCTTGTTGCTGTTCTTAAAATAGGATCTTACCTCCTGGTCCAGGCAGCTCTCCAAACTAAATATGTAGCACCCAGGCAGTCTTTAActcacaacaatcctcctgctgcagcctcctgagTGATAACTACTTAGAAGTGGATGGAAATCCCCAAAAGGGCCTATATTGGTCTTACCTGGCCACAAACTCCCCAGTTCTCAATGCTTTGGACAGAGGCCTTTCCTCGGTGTCTTAACCTCTCTCACTATGCAGACTACACAGGCCACTGTTTGTACCTGGACCATGCCTATGGTCCCTTCTCTAGCTGGTTAACAAAGCCCCCGTACTCCCAGATCCTATCTGAGTGCAGTCCCTAAGGGAGCCTGACTGCAGGCCAGACTGTTTGGTGTCTACCCTGTCCCTCCTGGGGCTAACACAGGGGCACAGGCATCTATGTGATTGTAGATTCTCAGCATGTGCTCACTGTTACCCAGAACCAGCTCAGAACAGATGGCATTCTGGGAACGCTCCCAGAGCCCAGCAGGTGCAACGCCCCACCCTCCCTGGCTGTAAGCACACTAAGTTACCTGCAGGATATTGACCAAAATCATAGAGTTGGTCACATGGCCATAAAGCTCCTGTTGCTTGGCAGCAAAGGACAGATTGATAAGGGTCCAGGCCACGATTCCCGGGCGTCCATTGAAGAACAACTTGAAGTCAAACCACTTCCCAATGCGGGGGTTGAACTCAATGCCCATCATAAAGTTGTAGAAGAAATTGCCTGTGAATTTGCttaaaaacatcaacaaaagacatattaaaatttattctgtgagtgttttacctgcatgcttGTCTGTATACTTATGTGTACTacgtcctcagaggccagaagagggcatgggatgccctggaactagagttacagacagttgtgagctgccatgtgagggctgggaaatcaagcccaggtcttctgcaagagcagtcggtactcttaaccactgagccatctccccctgCCCTCCAAAGACTCTTTTAGTCAACTAGCACATCTTGCGACATGTGGCTCATCCAGCTTTGTGGACACCAATGTTCAGAAACCGGCAAGTGAAGGAGGCAGCATGGATGCAGCTGTGACCGCAAAGGGCTCCCGCAGGGAGAACATGGCAGCCCCACCCTCAGCCCCACATCTGCATTAGTTTTCACACACAGTGCACCATGCTCAGCAGAGACACAGAATACAGGCTTAAGAGGCAAGTGTCCTGTGCTCATAGCCTAAGCTCTAGGGTCCACGTTTCTAACTGCTCCACAAATTCAGTGACCCCTCTCAGTCTTGGTCACCTGGCCCCACAACAGCCCCCTTATCCCAGACTGGGGCAGAGAATTAGCTGAGATAATCTGGATGGAGACCCTGCCTAGGTATAGCCTACTGTGCATGCACAGGGATTACTGCTAGCTAGGATAGCAGGTTCTCATGTCTACTTCTCACAGTTGGGCTAAGCAGAAAGAACTAAAACATCATATCTGCCAAAGCAGCAACAGCTCTGGGAGCTACAAAAGGCAGTACGGCAGTAACCTGCAGGGCAGGGAAACATAAGTCATACCGCATTCTCATCTGAGGCTGGTTCCCCAAAGTCAATCCAACAGCTAAGGAGGAGATGCACTGTTCTCATTTGGATCcccagaaaaaattaaaaactccagAAGACCTCACCAAGTA of the Chionomys nivalis chromosome 8, mChiNiv1.1, whole genome shotgun sequence genome contains:
- the Dhcr7 gene encoding 7-dehydrocholesterol reductase translates to MASKSQHNGPKTKSLNGKAESQGQWGRAWEVDWFSLASIIFLLLFAPFIVYYFVMACDQYSCSLTTPALDIATGRASLADIWAKTPPVTAKAVQLYTLWVSFQVLLYSWLPDFCHRFLPGYVGGVQEGAITPAGVVNKYEVNGLQAWLITHLLWFLNAYLLTWFSPTIIFDNWIPLLWCANILGYAVSTFAMIKGYLFPTNAEDCKFTGNFFYNFMMGIEFNPRIGKWFDFKLFFNGRPGIVAWTLINLSFAAKQQELYGHVTNSMILVNILQAIYVLDFFWNETWYLKTIDICHDHFGWYLGWGDCVWLPYLYTLQGLYLVYHPVQLSTPNAVGILLLGLVGYYIFRMTNHQKDLFRRTDGRCLIWGKKPKAIECSYTSADGQKHRTKLLVSGFWGVARHFNYTGDLMGSLAYCLACGGGHLLPYFYIIYMTILLTHRCLRDEHRCANKYGRDWERYTAAVPYRLLPGIF